AATAAAAAAAATGCTGGTGAAATTTGTACTGAGGATATCCAAACTTTAATGCATACCGCAAACAGATACGTAGTTTATTTAGCCCTCCGATAAGAAATGGGCCACTGAAAATCTGATCATACCAGAACTGTGAAGCTAATGCACTGCTAAATCATAAAATGTCAGAAAGGTTGTATGTAATCTGATAGTCACCTCATTAGGTATACCAAAATACAATGTCAGATAGGTCCCAATAACCATATAGGACGGTCATTGCATTGGTTGGCCATTTCTAAGTAATAAAACATCACATGGCCTACTAGTAAACACGGCATGGTGACAAACAACTATAGACCAAATATGTATCATGTAAAGTTACTGCAGCCTCTCCTAGAACAACAATGCTGCCTCTTGGATTTCCTTCAGTATATGACTGAcaaatgaagggcgggcctggtgcaagcggtagagtcttaccgcctatgaccggaagATCACGGGTTCGAGtagcggtctcctcgcattgcacaagcgaggataaggcttgccactgacacccttccctagaccccgcacagagcgggagctctctgcactgggtacacccttaTATGACTATGACAAATCTTCAAAATGTGGGCATGCCTATTCCAGAAAAACGAACAAAACTGGATCTTTGGTGATCATGCACCTCAGATAACCTTTGGAGATGAAACCAGCCTCTGGCTCTCCTCATCCAACTCGACAACATCATCATCACCTCTTCCTTGCTTAGCTGCTGCCTCTCGCTGCGCTGAAGAATTGCCTTTTGTTGTAACTGACTGCTGATAGAGCACTCCACCAGCGAGAGTGAAGAGTAAGCAAACCAAACCGAACGTGCTTGCATGCTTGTCCCAGATCATCACATTGATTGCCACCGTAAGGAACTTGTTGACCACACCTGTCACTGTGAACGCTGTGGCAGAGATTGCTTTCCTTGCAGCAAAACCAAAGAAACTGATGAGCagaccaaagacacaggacaatGCAACCGCCACAAAGGAATCAAGCTCGAACCAACTCTGCCCCCTTGACTCGATGGCTCTGAAGACCGACAAGTGCTCCCCTGTCAGAAACCCGAACACCGGCGCCATCAGCAGCGAAAGAAGATTGTTGTAGAGCACAAAGCCCCAGGTGTTGAGCCccaagttggtgaccatgtgctTGATGTACACCATCTCAGTAGTTATGGTGATGAGGTAAGCGAGCGCCCACGAGTATGCGGTGAGGGTGAAGGCCGAGTCCGTCATCACATAGCCGACCGCGCCTCCCAAAATGATCACGAGGGACAAGAACGTGAGCTTGGAAGGGCACGGCTGCTTCCGGAACGTGGTGTCAGCGATAGCCACCAGGAGAGGTGTCAGGGACCTGAACACGATGAACGTGTCGACGTTTGCGTGCTTGAGGAGGTGGGTGTTGGTGAAGATGGCAAGGTAGAAGACAGCCGCGGCCGGCGCAAACTTCTTGGCGGTCTGGAGGTTGAAGGCGTCGTGGCAGAGGAAGCCGAGCTTCCCGAGCACCCACACCCCAACCACCGAGGTCAGGTACTGCAGGGCGGTCAGGAGCCCGGGGTAGCTGAACTTGGTGATGGCGTACTTGTTGATGATAGCCAGCAGGCTGGAGCACAGCGCGTACCCGACCACGAGGCTGCTCGTGGCGTACGCTTGCTTCGCCATGAATCAGGCCCCGTTGACCTGAAAACTCACAGGGAAAAATCAGAAGCCGGATCCCAGGCATCAATTGTCAGGTGACACTAGGTTCATCCATGGATGAGGCGGCATCAAGCAACCAGGATTGAATCAGACGGTGTTAACTGACACTGGATTCATCCACGAACAAGGTGGCATCGACCAGGCTGCTCCTGGAACAGCAAAACGGACCTATTTGGATTCTAGACAGGCATGATTTAGGGACGGCAGGCGGAAGTCATGGTGCACAccgaatttttttcaaaaaaaaaaaatcaaattagcAGGCATTTATAGACTTGTGATTGGATCAGATCCGACTTCCGAGTacaaatagccaaatagcttgagttagggttcgggtgctcggtttcgcacagcaggagaggaagaggaagggtgCGAATACctgtgggtgctcgtcgccggcgctgGACCCAACGAAGACCTCGGCACCTGccgtaggcggcggcggcggtcgcgcAGTTGGCGCGCCCTGGGGTGAGGACGGAAGAGCAGCAGGTGGCTGAATTCACTAATTCAGTCAGCCTTGTTTAAttccaccccaacttccaaaaaattgctacagtacctgtcacatcgaatgtttgcggtccatacatggagcattaaacgtagacgaaaagaaaaactaattgcacagtttggtgagaaattgcgagacgaacgttttgagcctaattagtccatatttgaacactatttgctaaataaaaacgaacgtgctacagtaacccaaaatccaaattcctacgaCTAAACACAGCCTGCGCTTAACAGACTAGCGGGTAGAGCATGTTTGAGAAGTTTTTTTTGAAAACAAATGGTTTTTAATCTGAGCGTCTAGATCAAATTCCCATTGCGCTGTCATGTAAAAATATCATTCTTAAATATTTAAATTGataatatatataatagtaatatttataatacataattagtatcgttagatagacgttaaatatattttcaaaataaatttatttagatatctaaatGTTGCTAATAGTTTAACAAAACTAGTTAAACTACACGAGTCCTATACCGATTTTTTATGGGATGGAGGGAATATTTTACAATACAATCTTTCAAACAAGACCCCTTGTGAGTATTCGGATGACATTTTATTTTGTAGACATACAATTTTTCTCGTAAAAGGAAAACATTTAATTTATGAGCTGGACAATATCTAGGGCTGGGAGAGATATtcacgttcgtctcgcaatttcccaccaaattgtgcaattagtttttattttcgtctacatttaatgctccatgcacgggccgcaaacattcgatgtgacaggtactgtagcaactttttagaagttggggtgaaactaaacaagggctcaagtGAAAATTAGTCCAGCTTCAAGAGCATTTGTTTCAGACTTATGCGAAATATGTTCCAGGTCCAGAATAATATGCTCCAGGTTCAAAAGAAAAATGTTTCATGTTAGGACAAATATGTTCCAACTTTAAAATATCTTCCAAGTTCATTAATGTTCCACCACAAAGTATGCTACATGTATTTGAAATATAAGTAATAAAGAAATTGAAGCTaaagtaaaataaaataaatatcaaataggaaaaatgggaaaatgaaaatagaaaaaagaaaatgAAGAAATAATGAAAAATGAGCACTAAACATGGATTGAGGAGAGGGAGAGAAATAACATGTAGACGGAGAAGAGGCTtgacatggagatcccattgCCATGTATCATCCGTGTAAGAAAAAACCATCTTCAAAATCGTTGGATAGCCAAATGTAAGCAGTTTTGATAGTTTTATGGCCAAAAATCAAACTCTACCGACAGTACGATGATCAAGAATGGAATTTTTCTTGATTTATATTGAACTTATATTAAACAAGTTCAATATAAGTTGggaaattttttttgaaaactcAAATTGAAGTAACACCAAACACCATTACAGTTCCCTCCAGTACATGATGCAAATAAACCTCTTTGCCACAACTACATATTAGACTTTTCcgtatttgagaaaaaaacaACAACTACATATTAGAATATATTGGAATCCTATGACGATCTCTTGTTCTACCACTCAAGCACTGCTTTTGATGAACTCATACCGCCACCATAGCTACAATGCAATCtccaaaacaagcataagtagcATTAGTTTATAGCTTAGCTCTGAAATCAACAAGCAAATATTTACCCAGGAACCACTGCCAAAGAAAGGTAAGTCTAACTATTATCACTCCACAATAAGGTATTATGAGGAAGGAGAGCAGCTGGCTGGATCAGTCATCAGTCAATGCAGCACTGACTGCTGAAATGGCTTTAACCAACAGATTCTTTCATGTACCTGCCGCCGAGCCCGCTGAAGCTCCAGCTCTAACTGGGCCAGCTTCATGTAGGCCTATTGTATTGAACAACAACAGAATTGGTGCAACCAGTTATTAGACACGTTTTACTCAAAAAAAGTTATAAGAGACTTATTGATAACCTACCATGGTTATTATTAACACCAAAGGATTGGTGAAGTTCTTGTGGCCACCTTTTTCCGCAGTCGACTCTTCCGAGCAGCTTCTCTGTTCTGCGCTAGCCTTCTCAGTACCTGAGGCAAATCATTTCAGGTTTACATTCTGACCATTTTATTTCTCTTGCAACAATAAATCAACAAACCTAGGAATGAATCAGAAGCTATCTATCAGAATGGCAGCTATCAATCAGAAGCTCTTTAAAACTGCTAATCCTTTAGTTGAGACTCCAGCTGCACTACATCAGGTGATAAGATGAGCCTACTCTATGGGGTCATTCAGAGGTAAAGCAAAAGCGGCAGCAGGTTAAAAATAATAATTGGGCTTTCACCTTGAGTCACAGAAATCATAAGAACGAGGGGAGGAATCTCCCAGCTTGAACATGAAGGATTCTTAACAATACAGTTCGAGTCACTCAATTCAAAAATTTCTTAAACAAGATGAAAAAGCGATCCAAAGATCATCCACTGTCATCAAGGAACAATACGTCGCCCCAAAACCCATGATATTTAAGATGCAGTTGTTAATCCTAAATTAGGACGGAGTATTAGGAAAAGATCTATCTGTTGGATTCAGACCAATGGCATGAGGTGGCCTGTTGCATTTGGGTAATACAGATTACTGGACCTATATGTGCCCATGGTCATAGCACATGGATGGCATCATTTTACCTCCAGTGAAGAGAATTCTCATTTGTTTCAATAATGTACCATGTATTATAATGTGGTGGAAACAATATGAAACTTACATAAGCTGACTTTGATGATACCACTGAAGTCTCCTTCTGCATACCACCTCTCTCTGTTCCTCTcctcaagcaagcaagcaagcagctGCAGCTCCAAGCAAAATCATATGTTCTCATCAATCTCCAGACAAGCAAGCAAGCAGCTGCAGTCCACATAAATGATCTAGTAAGTCCAAAATTCAGATGTATGATAGCCACATAAACAGACTTTCAGGCATCAAATACTATATTGTTGTACTAGTCTAAAATACTTTTTAGTATGTTTTGCAGGTATTTTACAGATCTTGTTGTACTAGTCTAAAATTCTAAATGGTAGCTTATAGGCACTGCTGTCAGATTTTAGCACATCTGTTTATCCATATATAAACACTCAAGGATAACATGCCACTGATATTAACTATCGAGTTTTAGGTACAAAACTGAATTCACATCATTTCCACTGCTCCACCAGTTTCTTTCACAACCAGAAACAAAATAAATTGTGCACAAAGTATATTATAGTTTCACTAATTAGCACTTCAGAATTCCACACTTCAAAGGCCATTAACTGTTAGTATTAGTCATTAATAGACACCACACTCTGCTAATGAAGGATCTGACCAAACATGTGAGCAATATATGTtaaggctccgttcggcttaccccatattcggcttgttcgacttctttttttcagccggaacagtgtttttctctcacaacaattcagccagaacagtgtttttcagccagtttcagctaaaatTCTACCGGCCGAACGGGCCTAAGTATCATTGTGGCCTGTAGAGATGAAGGGCAGAGCAGATAAGTAGGATAGTTTCTAACATTAACTGTCGTCTACTTGTTCATCTCAAATGAATAACAAAAGTGCAGTACGGGTGGGTTCCTCTCTCGGGAACATGCATGCTTCAgggcccgtttggcacggcttcaACCGGCTTCAGCTTATCTGACGAAAACACTGTAGCAACGTGTAGCAAAaagccggttttctctctcctaCTTTTTCGCCTCACTGTAGCACGTGTACTGTAGCAAAGCGGGGGAAAGCCAGGAAAACAGCTTCTCCGGCTTCAATGAACAGTGCCGATGTCAgtgagaggggaggggaggagagagaaaaccggcttTTTGCTACAGTGTGCTGCAGTGTTTTCGTCGGGTAAGCCGGAGCCGGTATAAACTGTGCCAAACGGGCCCTCAGTTCTTCTGGGTCTTCTTCATTCCTCGGTTCCTCCTCGGCGCCAACGACGTCAGCTTCTTCGGTCGGTCGGTCCCACGGGCCAGTGCCTCTAGCACCCGATCGATCCCGTCTGGCCCTGCCTGCCAATGGACAGCTGGCATATTCAGCAACCGACTTGCCATCTTGTTTGCTGAAAATGAAATACAAATACCCTGCCCGCCCGGCCTTGCTCGGCTCGGCGCCCAAAGCAAAACTAACTGTCGCAACGAGTAACAAcctgctctcctctcctctctccggCTGGTCTCCGCTAGCCATCGGAGCAGCACCGACTGCCGAGAAAACCCACCCTCGCCACCGTCCGCCGAGAGAAAACCCACCCTCGCCATCGTCCGTCGAGAAaacccacacccacacccacgCCACCGTCCGCCTCCGCCCCGTCACCAGAGTCAGCGGCGATGGAGTTCTTCCCCGACcggacacacgtccgcctgtggaGCCTCGAGGACGACAGCACGTACCTCCACGCCGACGAGTCTCGCTTAGCCCTCACCGCGCGTCGTTGAACACGGCCCGAGTGAAATGATCCACGATTTTCTCGTCATGATATGATAGTCCAAGAAGACCAACCTCTCACAATATCATTATTCGGTTGATATCACAGTTCATACATCGCGAAATTATAAATTTACAAGATATTACAACATTTGGTAACACATCTAAGTACAACATATACTAGCGAAAATACACACAGATCAACATCAGAGTAGAGtaaggttttcattttcggaaattaCAGATAAAGACGATAAAcatgatatatcggaaatatcggactaaattcaaataaaatttaatttgaatttaaataaatttaaacaaaatttatacgaaaaagatagatattttcttatcggcacctacgaataaagaggatatatcggaaatatcagaAAATTTCGGTCGATATTGGAAACCATGGAGTAGACATAGTGCGTCGGCGGGTGAAGgttcctccttcacgggcaatcATCAGAGTAGGCGTAGAGTATCAGCGGACGTAgacttcatctcctcaaccaaacttgagcgtaggaatgaTACCACATAATCCTTCTAATCTCCATTGTCGTCGTCATAGATGATATCCAAACTTGCCAAATATCTTTCggtacgatttgtactggtcaCTGACTCCCACCCTATATTTTAcgttgctttgtggtaagtgAAATGCAAGGGTAAAGCAAAAGGCCTATGTCGGTGTAGaaaatgaccaacaagtaaatatttgtagttttatcgtacgttgtgatcggaggtggtctaacactcaatgacacatggtttatactggtttagacaatgtgccctacgtccagtttgagtcggtcgatgactttattcctgagctcaggtgctcgaagtttgcagtatggttacaaacgagaaggagaaacatgggggtacaagaggtccaatCAGACTCCGGTCAGAgcggccgagagtgacgggagccccgctatgagctaagtgttcaagcgtgtgcttgaggtttgaacttggcggttctgtggttgtgtactAGGGAACTTGATTGATCTAGTGAAAATAGAATAACTttaatgttgggagagagcgcatccccttttatcgatgaaggggatggtcttacaagtgagagggagagagtatgtatgcttctaagtcttgtccacgccgacgggtacatgatgatggtaggtgctcacaacactgttggatatcggatgcacgtgggaggctgcgtcgttttgttcgggtatggcagatgtcggtacctgctatactgttgatgtcctgaggcatgtgaggagttttaccatgttcactcggtacggtaaatgccggcgcccacaacattgtcgatgcccagagacacatggggggccttaccgtatgggagtttaatggcgcctgaagggaccgtgacgtctaagagggagggtgaattaggcaactcaaCCAACTTCTActtcaaaactatggcctctttttctaactctagcaaaacatatgcaatagataaactatctagatgtgcaactatagttttgctagtgtgttgctatctctaccgcaaacgtagtaaagtaatcaatgtaaatgtggaagctaaagagcaaggtagtgatatgcaaactcccgttgacgactccggtatttttaccgaggtatcaaaaagcgcgcaagcttccctctagtcctcattggagccccttgcaaggaatccctcgtaagggccaagctcccggtcggataactccgtggatagccttgggccttccccacgcgcaagtgggtctccgacgtgccttccggcaagcctctcccggatgctccccaccgtcttcactatcaagattCTAGACGAAataccacgggccttgttccctctggtacacgatggcggccacaccacaaacgcgattggtgtgatctcgtaagacttcaagcccctccaatgtacaacaattgtgctcgcaagcaccgagtggtaagaggtatgcaaacctcactaaacactaggcctaaacctagagcaaacgcataagtggtggtctaaataacctaagcacttcgcaaagcacctacgctaatcacctgatgaatcactaagcactatgcaagtggagatcactaaaatggtgtatcaacacccttggtatgtttcctcagctccacacatctcaaatggccggttgggggttgtatttataagccccactgagaaagtagccgttgggggtcAAATTctcgcgaaactgctactgaccggacgctgaatcgtcctgaccggacgcgtccggtcgtcccgaccgttgagccggcaatatactgatcggatgctggctagcgtccggtcgcctgccaccgaacgtgtccggtcgcagatttgccgctctggaaccttactgtactcgatcggacgctgctgtcttgTGTCCAATCGATTGCCGTCAGTGTccggtccagtgtctggtcgcctgtctgccgagtcctctgcccagcgtccggtcgcttgtccagcgtccgatcacatcagtgagctcgtttcttcgtgatcttgcatacagcttggttccaatcttcgtgcttggactttgcttgatatcttgggtcttctcttgtgcttctaatgtctttcttaaggtgttgatcatcggatcaccatgtcgccttcgtccaagtcacgtcttgcaccctattgaactacaaaataaacacttgcaaattcattagtccaatttggttgtgttggtcatcaaacaccaaaatccaaagtaaatgggtcaagggtccattttccttacaatctctccctttttggtgattgatgacaacacgaccaaagcaagcaaatgataagaatttagagattaaaaactacctacttgctaggatgcaatgcaaatggcaaggttatatgatactaattgacagataccaattaaaactttacttaaaagcttgtcttgcccttgcaaatgtccccatgtaatattatggattaaagcctagctttctaaaaaaaattctcccattacttagactaatccataatgtactttcctccctttcatggaccattactacttgtaactaaatgcttgtctttggtcctttaaattctctccctttggcatcaaacacctaaaaaggaatacattagtagcacaagggagggtcaaactttgtgaaccaaatgaaggatttgattagcatggaataggtcacaaaacttgactatcacattatatagactaagctccccctaaatttatgcatacatatgatgaagagcaaagcatatgcataattagcaatttattgcacaagagaggttaatctatataatgcatggagaaagcaaataaatatcaaagtgagatcaacatggtgatatcggtttagaaataccacatgtgaaaaacaatttgatttctaccaattgaagtataatgctttcctccgagggctccattttccttgcaatgagactactacacacaagataaacttgaaaaggtgttagtctcaaagcatccaacttgtagattaagctccccctaaatttatgcacacaagtgttgaatacttgtaaaatttgtgcacattgatttaagtatcaaaataccacttgaaagatgatatttgggagagattatctacaatttagactttggcacatattagataaataattgtaaaacaagctatgtgtcgtgctcctaaataattttaaaccatgtaggtttgctccaagggttgataatgaaaccgagcaagcctaccatatgatatacctattgaatgcatgacaaaagatttaagcatgtaaatgcaaacataggcatgaaagataactagatactttaagagtatatcaattgaaaaacaataccaattgaaatgaatactaattgaaagtaatgacatctagttacctaacatgggaaggggaatttgggtccatagtattcactaacctacttgacaATGATTTAGTCCATCATGATGTACcctatgaaatgcacccatactttgccaagtctccaaattccccgaagtccaacagacttctcacttccctttcgggatccaaaccttcttggtgctcttcatgttggaaatgatctcctttggcacccaaaagcgtttgaccccattgttggcttgcttgttcaccttgatggccaccaccttgtcatttttcttcttcaagagataaggtgtggaggccttcttgtccaccttgttggtgtaggtgttggagagcttgcttgtttgctttttctccttcttctttgctcatcccccattcttcaccttgcactcataggacttgtgaccttccttgtggcacacgtaacaaaccactgtttgtccttcatcaagcttcttcactcccttgatggtgttatcttgataaagttgggtttgcttcaccttgcctttcacctgagtcaagtccttggtgaggcgagctacttcttgctttagttgctcattctcctttgcaacctcttgtgtgcatgtatctacaacaactttctcagcacaaacttggttgcacaaaggtgagtctaaacataaatcattacaagaagtagaggcatcctttttagacatgttaaagatagaacttttctttttagatgccttggtgggggttgtgctaacggcttcaagattagcaactttattagttagctcatcataatgtttgcatatggtttccattttagcaagcaaactattatatgcttcttgtgagctagctaacttttcttttaatttttcatttttctttaagagttgctcatcattgattgtgcatgcatttgttgttgcactagtctcaagtttctcaattttagtagatagttcaacattgagattagcaaagttctcatattgttcaagcaaggttttgtatgttttttgtgaactatctagcttttcttttaaacttttgagcttcttttgttgactagtgcaagctttagcataattaagattttcttgcacaagttcatgataagaaggcatattatcatcactatcactctcactagaggaagagcttttgttacctcatgccataaggcacacacgagaagagcttgatgatgagtgcttgtggcctcacctcttgtgatggggttcttcttcacttgaagaatcatcccataatCTTATTGATAtaagggcttggttcttgcatgccttcttctttgttttgggtgtggacttgtttggacaaacttccacaaagtgccccaactcgctgcatccatagcatcctctctttctttgctcatttctttgatttgtgaaaatgaaatcttgaatttggatgggcacacccttgacattgagcctttggatcatcttctctaccttgttggtcactttgattgattcttcatcaagatcggaggtggaggaggaagattgatcatcacttgaatcttcatcatcatcatcgtcgtcctcatcttcttcttcatcttcacttgaggaacttgagcttgagcttgtctcaacttgcttgcccttcatcttctttttctcgctacaagcgagagctttgcctttgcttgatgaagaagcttcttcttgacccatcttatgtgacatttcaaatgccactaacttgccaatggctatgcccagggtcatgttgctcaagtcctctatgttgtgaaggatggtgatgatgcttgcatatttcttttgtggtagcacggagatgatcttcctcacgatgtccgcatcatctagctttaataatcctatagaatggagctcattgataattagattcaaacgagaatacatatcacgaacaagctcatcatcatttatagtaaaggaatcatagttttgctttgctagacaatgtttttactcatgaacattgcttgtgccgtcatgcagctcttggagttttaccaaatttcatgtgccgtatttaaagtgaatacttggttaaaaacatccatactaagtgattcaaacaagcaatttttagctctagcattgaagtgcatttctttttcatcactctttgtgggttttttaggATTCTTGATggatttcatcccatcacgagtgactctccatacacccaaatcaaccgcctcaaggtggcaagccattctagctttatagtatgggaagttagtgccgtcaaagtgtggaggcctagcggtatccatcccaaccactctaaatagcgtcgcctcaacgacggttaagccaaaggtccaaattgagccaaccggctctgataccaattgaagggaccatgacgcctaagagggggggtgaattaggcaactcaaCCAACTTCTACTTcaaaactatgacctctttttctaactctaacaaaacctatgcaatagataaactatctagatgtgcaactatagttttgctagtgtgttgctatctctacaacaaacgtagtaaagtaatcaatgtaaatacggaagctaaagagcaaggtagtgatatgcaaactcccgtcgatgactccggtatttttaccgaggtatcgagaagcgcgcaagcttccccctagtcctcattggagcccctcgcaaggaatccctcgcaagggccaagctcccagtcgggtaaatccatggatagccttgggccttccccacgtgcaagtgggtctccgacgtgccttccggcaagcctctcctagatgctccccaccgtcttcactatcaagcttccggccgaaacaccacgaggcttgttccctccggtacatggtggcggccacaccacaaacgcggttggtgtgatctcgcaagacttcaagccccttcgatgtacaacaattgtgctcgcaagcaccgagtggtaagaggtatacaaacctcactaaacactaggcctaaaccaagagcaagcac
Above is a genomic segment from Miscanthus floridulus cultivar M001 unplaced genomic scaffold, ASM1932011v1 os_1922_1_2, whole genome shotgun sequence containing:
- the LOC136534416 gene encoding GDP-fucose transporter 1-like translates to MAKQAYATSSLVVGYALCSSLLAIINKYAITKFSYPGLLTALQYLTSVVGVWVLGKLGFLCHDAFNLQTAKKFAPAAAVFYLAIFTNTHLLKHANVDTFIVFRSLTPLLVAIADTTFRKQPCPSKLTFLSLVIILGGAVGYVMTDSAFTLTAYSWALAYLITITTEMVYIKHMVTNLGLNTWGFVLYNNLLSLLMAPVFGFLTGEHLSVFRAIESRGQSWFELDSFVAVALSCVFGLLISFFGFAARKAISATAFTVTGVVNKFLTVAINVMIWDKHASTFGLVCLLFTLAGGVLYQQSVTTKGNSSAQREAAAKQGRGDDDVVELDEESQRLVSSPKVI